DNA from Bacteroidia bacterium:
GGATGAAAATCTTCCGAGAAGAGTAGGTATCAAAAAATACCATAAACTGAACAATCAGTAAATTGCTTATCCATATCAAGGCAGAGCCCCCCAAAACTCCCGTAAATTCGTAATACTGAACATAATAAGGAAAGGGCGCAAAGGCATTTCCAAGCGTTAGCCACGGCCATGTTAAATCCCAACGAAAGTGTAAATACTCAAAAGTCAGCCAAAGCGGCAGCAATAACCACAAAGAAAGTAGCTGATTAGTTATAAATTTCCTCAAAAATCCCCAAACCAAGATTGGAATAGTCATCACTAATGGATTTAGCACTACTGCCGCTAAACCAGCTAAAGCACTAATAATAGCCTCTGTTAAATCAGGTGCGCTTAATGCCGTGAGAATCAACCAATAGCAACAAAGTAAGTTCCAAATAAAAAAACTTGTGTAGCTATAAAAAAATAGCTGGCTTAGAGCCGAAAATGACTTCACCGTCTTGGGAGCTATCGTTGCTTTTTTTCGTAACCACGTAAAAATAATGATGTTCCAAACCGTCTGCCTACCTGCACGTAAATACGAAATCCACACAGGCTCAGTAGGTTGTTCTTGAATATTTATCAACAACCATACCAACGGAACTAAGGCCCCCAAAGCTACAAAAGCTAAAGGTATAGGGGGAAAACTGAATGCTAATAGAACGCCGGCAAAAGCGGCTAATCTAAATGGATGCTTTTCTGCAACGAACAGCACAAGTGATAATCAATTGGAGGAGCTATGATTTTTAGCGTTGTTTCGAGTAGTAATAATCTTCGGGATTTATTTTTACACCATTTTTGATTACTTCATAATGTAGGTGCGGGCCGGTGGACCATCCGGTGCTTCCAACCAAGCCAATTAGCTGCCCGCGACTTATCGCCTGGCCTACTTTTACTAAACTCTTACTCATGTGGGCATATTTCGTTACAAAACCATAGCCATGATTTATTTCCACCTGAATTCCGTATCCGGTTTCTGTAATGCCTGAGGTGATAACTTTACCGTCTCCGGTAGCATAGATTTTGTCACCAATATGGGAGTCAAAGTCTATACCGGTATGAAAGAAACCTGCCCCAAAAAACGGGTCATTTCGGTAGCCAAATCCACTGGAAGTTCTGGTATTTAGCGGTTTTATGGCGGGTATATGGCTTAGTTCATTTGACTTCTCTGGAGCTAATTTTTCGATAGTCGAAAAACTATTATGCTGCAACTTTGTTCTATACAGTAACTTATCGCTCAAAATAGCAATTGGGCGAACTTCCGGTAACAGTTTGGTGTACTTTGCAGACCCCCCAGTACCTCCTTCCCACACATCAGCATCTAAGGGGGTTAAACTTAAGAGCGAACGATAATATCCATTGTCATTATCATGTATTGTACCCAATCTCTTTTCTAATTCTTTGTACTTTGCAAGTAGCTGGTCATTTTTAGCTACCTTTTGCTGCCAAGCCCATTCCAGATAAATAATCTGTAAATCTCCTAACTTCTGCTCTATAAAATAGAGGCCGAAACCAGCTATTACAATAGAAAGTAATGAAACTATCAAAATCCTGTGCTTCAATAATTTAGCATCATAACGAGCTGCTCTATATTGAAATGTTTCTGGATTAAGTACGAATTTTCCTTTTTTTGTCCGCATTAGTTCAAGGTGGTTTTTACATTCCCTAATTAATATTTCAAGGCGCGAAGTTATAACTTATTTTTAATTATCGAGCGTTTTTTTAGTAATTATAATTTCTTTTTTCTTCACAACAATTTATCTCTCAACAAATTAAGCATACGTATTTCTACCAAAGTTATGAATTTATGAAAATATTCTTAGGTATAAAATAGATGTTTCTGTTAGCTTATTACTGAATACTACTTAGCTCGTATGGTCTGCAATAATTTTCCATTGTTTTTTGATTTTTTGAAAAATCAGCAGGAAGTGCCCCTGAATTATTTCATTTTTTCGTTCTATTTTCCACTTTCCAATCACATAAGCATTATTCGGATTTAGTGGTTTTATTTGATATATCTCAAAATTTAAAGTACCCCGTTTTTCGGGTGAATCATAGTTTTTCTGATAATTATTCAGTACCGGCTCCCAGCCCCAAGTTAGGCCGGATTTTCCTACAAATACCAATTTATCTGAATGCCAGTAACCTTGCATAAACTCTTCTATTCGCCCTTTATTCCAATCAGTTTGCTGTTTTTCAAGAACTTGCCTTATTTCTTGTGAATTTTTATCTTGGGCATTTAGGTTTTGAAATTGACATATTAATATTCCCCACAACATAGTAGTCAGTAAGTTCTTAGATGAAATAGACACAAATAGCGTTTGCATAGCAAGAGTCCGGTACAGTAATTTTAAAGTTCTCATAAACAAAGATATGCAATTTATTTAGCAGCTTCAATTATACTACAAAAAGCGTAATATAGAAGAG
Protein-coding regions in this window:
- a CDS encoding M23 family metallopeptidase, with product MRTKKGKFVLNPETFQYRAARYDAKLLKHRILIVSLLSIVIAGFGLYFIEQKLGDLQIIYLEWAWQQKVAKNDQLLAKYKELEKRLGTIHDNDNGYYRSLLSLTPLDADVWEGGTGGSAKYTKLLPEVRPIAILSDKLLYRTKLQHNSFSTIEKLAPEKSNELSHIPAIKPLNTRTSSGFGYRNDPFFGAGFFHTGIDFDSHIGDKIYATGDGKVITSGITETGYGIQVEINHGYGFVTKYAHMSKSLVKVGQAISRGQLIGLVGSTGWSTGPHLHYEVIKNGVKINPEDYYYSKQR
- a CDS encoding nuclear transport factor 2 family protein; the protein is MRTLKLLYRTLAMQTLFVSISSKNLLTTMLWGILICQFQNLNAQDKNSQEIRQVLEKQQTDWNKGRIEEFMQGYWHSDKLVFVGKSGLTWGWEPVLNNYQKNYDSPEKRGTLNFEIYQIKPLNPNNAYVIGKWKIERKNEIIQGHFLLIFQKIKKQWKIIADHTS